The following coding sequences are from one Homalodisca vitripennis isolate AUS2020 chromosome 7, UT_GWSS_2.1, whole genome shotgun sequence window:
- the LOC124366901 gene encoding uncharacterized protein LOC124366901, whose product MIENMESVNHDVSRKRKFTDPSEYKRNQIRKAIIKGEKYVNHKGNETPAKKPSFTCGCKRNCLGEFPEDNVTEIFARFHDLGTKNEQDMLLYGLIDVEEVAIRRPRNANPRINSASFKYHLLIGTSRHIVCLNAFVNAFGVTTKRVRRIRELKKACKTPEDKRGKAVSFSVSDEIKSLVREHISSFPVKESHYLGGTKF is encoded by the exons atgatagaaAATATGGAAAGTGTTAATCATGATGTTTCTCGTAAAAGGAAGTTTACAGATCCTAGTGAGTACAAAAGGAATCAAATAAGGAAAGCCATTATCAAAGGGGAGAAATATGTGAACCATAAAGGCAATGAAACTCCAGCTAAGAAGCCTTCATTTACTTGTgg ATGCAAGAGAAATTGCTTGGGAGAGTTTCCAGAGGACAACGTGACTGAGATTTTTGCTAGGTTTCACGACCTCGGTACGAAAAATGAACAAGACATGTTACTATATGGACTTATTGATGTGGAGGAAGTGGCAATACGTAGACCAAGAAATGCAAATCCAAGAATAAACAGTGCTAGTTTCAAATATCACCTTTTGATTGGAACTTCAAGACATATAGTATGTTTGAATGCTTTTGTCAATGCTTTTGGTGTTACAACTAAAAGAGTCCGGCGAATCAGAGAACTCAAGAAGGCCTGCAAAACTCCCGAAGATAAAAGAGGAAAGGCAGTGTCTTTTTCCGTGTCCGATGAAATAAAAAGCTTGGTTAGAGAACATATTAGTTCATTTCCTGTGAAGGAATCCCACTATTTGGGAGGAACCAAATTTTAA